One region of Sulfitobacter sp. THAF37 genomic DNA includes:
- a CDS encoding LysR substrate-binding domain-containing protein, protein MLPHQLMIQPLGNNLTKPTVEITQHFSEEVHAIDSAIAGQGVVLASSALAASAVAAGQLVCLSDTDLPGRTFWAVCRADHPRLADIERFSSWVRASA, encoded by the coding sequence ATGCTGCCGCATCAGCTTATGATCCAACCGTTGGGAAACAACCTGACAAAGCCGACCGTGGAGATCACACAACATTTCTCCGAGGAGGTTCATGCGATCGACTCGGCGATTGCGGGCCAGGGCGTGGTCCTGGCGTCCAGCGCCCTGGCGGCCTCGGCAGTGGCAGCCGGTCAACTGGTATGCCTGTCTGACACGGACTTGCCCGGCAGAACCTTCTGGGCCGTCTGCCGTGCGGATCATCCGCGTCTTGCGGACATCGAGCGATTTTCGTCATGGGTTCGAGCGTCGGCGTAG